A single genomic interval of Pyrus communis chromosome 7, drPyrComm1.1, whole genome shotgun sequence harbors:
- the LOC137741153 gene encoding auxin-responsive protein SAUR78, producing MAKAGKLRKLKSAIKRWPSFTKLTRTTSSIAAAASDDQSDHVSKGSKELHAVYVGKSRRRYLVSSDVVDHPVIQELVDTSSGEVVVACEVVLFEHLLWMLENAETQLGSMDELVEFYTC from the coding sequence ATGGCAAAAGCCGGGAAGCTAAGGAAGCTCAAGTCAGCAATAAAGAGATGGCCTTCGTTCACCAAGCTCACTCGCACCACAAGCTCTATTGCTGCAGCCGCAAGTGATGACCAATCAGATCATGTCAGCAAGGGCTCCAAGGAGCTTCATGCTGTGTATGTAGGCAAGTCAAGGAGAAGATACCTGGTCAGCTCGGACGTCGTTGACCACCCCGTCATTCAGGAGCTGGTGGACACGTCATCCGGCGAGGTTGTGGTGGCTTGTGAGGTGGTGCTGTTTGAGCACTTGTTGTGGATGCTTGAGAATGCAGAGACTCAGTTGGGGTCCATGGACGAGCTAGTTGAGTTCTACACTTGCTGA